Proteins from one Mycobacterium sp. SMC-2 genomic window:
- a CDS encoding limonene-1,2-epoxide hydrolase family protein → MNPEEVVRAELNAWGHRDVDEIVSHFSDDAVWENVPLGAANGHSEIRYLAKQYVDRISHFECEILNLATAGNVVLTERVDRFVFDDTPMDARCMGAFEVTGGKISAWRDYFDHP, encoded by the coding sequence GTGAACCCCGAGGAAGTCGTACGCGCGGAACTGAACGCGTGGGGCCATCGTGACGTCGACGAGATCGTAAGCCATTTCAGTGACGACGCGGTGTGGGAAAACGTTCCACTTGGTGCTGCGAACGGGCACAGCGAGATCCGTTACCTGGCCAAGCAGTACGTCGATCGCATTTCCCATTTCGAGTGCGAGATCCTGAATCTGGCCACCGCGGGCAACGTTGTACTCACCGAACGCGTCGACCGGTTCGTCTTCGACGACACGCCGATGGATGCCCGGTGCATGGGAGCGTTCGAGGTTACCGGGGGCAAGATCAGCGCCTGGCGCGACTACTTCGACCATCCCTAG